Proteins encoded within one genomic window of Burkholderiaceae bacterium:
- a CDS encoding Acetoacetyl-CoA synthetase — translation MRTDRSAPHVAPDIPPDIPYVPQIRLYQDWLREQRGLAFDDYEALRRWSVTDLEAFWQSIWDYFDLQSPTPHDGVLADPNMPGARWFPGARVNYASQVFRHADAAHAAGMPAIVAQGEIGGTHELSWPELKRQAASLALHLKAAGLQPGDRVAVYLPNIPETMVAFLAVASIGAVWSLCAPDMGSNAVLDRFRQIEPKVLIACDGVRYGGRELDRTGVVAELRAALPTLEHVIALNLLSSTNTIADSEMFSRLVARSDAEVLAFEPEPLAFDHPLWIVYSSGTTGLPKAIVHGHGGIVLVALAEGVLHRDVGPSYAANSFGERFHWYSTTGWIMWNAQVNGLLGGATICLFDGSPGGSRERPDWGRLWRFVAETGVTFFGAGAAFYASCMKAELDLRECGDLGRVRALGSTGSPLSEDVQRWGSEQFRNLRERAGDDARRAGPPQASAAPSGGSGPRAAGERGGDARRAGPPQASAAPSGGSGPRAAGERGGDARRAGPPQASAAPSGGSGPRAAGERGGDIWWCNISGGTDFAGAFIGGNRELPQVFGAMQCRLLGCAVEAWNEQGEPVTDAVGELVCTRPIPSMPLYFWGDHDETPVPRDAAAPAGAPAPGPRYRASYFDVYPGVWRHGDWLKIGFDGSCVIYGRSDATINRHGLRMGTSELYRAVEALPEVIDSLVVDLEYLGRASYMPLFVVLREGLALDDGLRRRIGDAIRNALSPRFVPDEVLQVAEVPRTLSGKKQELPIKKLLLGQPAAKVLNRDAMANPGCLDWYIAFAKQRLAEQARHGGQ, via the coding sequence ATGCGTACCGACCGATCCGCGCCGCATGTCGCCCCAGATATCCCCCCAGATATCCCATACGTCCCGCAGATCCGGCTGTACCAGGACTGGCTGCGCGAGCAGCGCGGCCTGGCATTCGACGACTACGAGGCGCTGCGCCGCTGGTCGGTGACCGACCTCGAAGCGTTCTGGCAAAGCATCTGGGATTACTTCGACCTGCAGTCGCCGACGCCGCACGATGGGGTGCTGGCCGACCCGAACATGCCGGGCGCGCGCTGGTTCCCAGGCGCGAGGGTCAACTACGCAAGCCAGGTGTTCCGCCACGCCGACGCGGCGCATGCGGCCGGCATGCCGGCGATCGTCGCGCAGGGCGAGATCGGCGGAACGCACGAGCTGTCTTGGCCCGAACTCAAGCGCCAGGCCGCGTCGCTCGCGCTGCACCTGAAGGCGGCCGGGTTGCAGCCGGGCGACCGGGTCGCGGTCTACCTGCCGAACATTCCGGAGACCATGGTCGCGTTCCTCGCGGTCGCGAGCATCGGCGCGGTCTGGAGCCTGTGCGCGCCGGACATGGGCAGCAACGCGGTGCTCGACCGCTTCCGCCAGATCGAGCCCAAGGTGCTGATCGCCTGCGACGGCGTGCGCTACGGCGGGCGCGAGCTGGACCGCACCGGCGTCGTCGCCGAGTTGCGCGCGGCGCTGCCGACGCTCGAGCACGTGATCGCGCTGAACCTTTTGTCGTCGACCAACACGATCGCCGACAGCGAGATGTTCTCGCGGCTGGTCGCGCGGAGCGACGCCGAGGTGCTGGCGTTCGAACCCGAGCCGCTGGCGTTCGACCACCCGCTGTGGATCGTCTACTCCAGCGGCACCACCGGCCTGCCGAAGGCGATCGTGCACGGCCACGGCGGCATCGTGCTGGTCGCCCTTGCTGAAGGCGTGCTGCACAGAGACGTGGGCCCCAGCTACGCGGCCAATTCGTTCGGCGAGCGCTTCCACTGGTACAGCACCACCGGCTGGATCATGTGGAACGCGCAGGTCAACGGGCTGCTCGGCGGCGCGACCATTTGCCTGTTCGACGGCAGCCCCGGCGGCAGCCGCGAGCGGCCCGACTGGGGCCGGCTCTGGCGCTTCGTGGCCGAGACCGGCGTGACCTTCTTCGGCGCCGGCGCCGCGTTCTACGCCAGCTGCATGAAGGCGGAGCTCGATTTGCGCGAATGCGGCGACCTCGGGCGTGTGCGCGCGCTCGGCAGCACCGGCTCGCCGCTGAGTGAAGACGTGCAGCGCTGGGGTAGCGAGCAGTTCCGCAACCTGAGGGAGCGCGCAGGCGACGATGCGCGCCGCGCCGGGCCGCCCCAAGCAAGCGCGGCCCCCTCGGGGGGCAGCGGACCACGCGCAGCGGGGGAGCGTGGGGGCGATGCGCGCCGCGCCGGGCCGCCCCAAGCAAGCGCGGCCCCCTCGGGGGGCAGCGGACCACGCGCAGCGGGGGAGCGTGGGGGCGATGCGCGCCGCGCCGGGCCGCCCCAAGCAAGCGCGGCCCCCTCGGGGGGCAGCGGACCACGCGCAGCGGGGGAGCGTGGGGGCGATATCTGGTGGTGCAACATCTCCGGCGGCACCGACTTCGCCGGCGCGTTCATCGGCGGCAATCGCGAGCTGCCGCAGGTGTTCGGCGCGATGCAATGCCGGCTGCTGGGCTGCGCGGTCGAGGCCTGGAACGAGCAGGGCGAGCCGGTGACGGATGCGGTCGGCGAGCTGGTCTGCACCCGTCCCATTCCCTCGATGCCGCTGTATTTCTGGGGTGACCATGACGAGACGCCGGTGCCGCGCGACGCTGCTGCCCCGGCCGGCGCTCCGGCGCCGGGCCCGCGCTACCGGGCCAGCTATTTCGACGTCTATCCCGGCGTCTGGCGCCATGGCGACTGGCTGAAGATCGGCTTTGATGGCAGCTGCGTGATCTACGGCCGCAGCGACGCGACGATCAACCGGCACGGGTTGCGCATGGGCACGAGCGAGCTGTACCGGGCGGTCGAGGCGCTGCCCGAAGTGATCGACTCGCTGGTGGTCGATCTCGAGTACCTGGGCCGCGCGAGCTACATGCCGCTGTTCGTCGTGCTGCGCGAAGGGCTCGCGTTGGATGACGGCCTGCGCCGGCGGATCGGCGACGCGATTCGCAATGCCTTGAGCCCGCGCTTCGTCCCCGACGAGGTGCTGCAGGTGGCCGAGGTGCCGCGCACGCTGTCCGGCAAGAAGCAGGAACTGCCGATCAAGAAGCTGTTGCTCGGCCAGCCGGCGGCCAAGGTGCTGAACCGCGACGCGATGGCGAACCCCGGTTGCCTGGACTGGTACATCGCGTTCGCAAAGCAGCGCTTGGCCGAGCAGGCACGGCACGGCGGGCAGTGA
- a CDS encoding DMT family transporter: MGKRLTQIATRTGDDGTTGLGNNTRVPKDSARVQALGDVDELNSQIGVLLCEDMPDAVRALLREIQQQLFNLGGELSIPGYELLKSDALGVLDQALAEHNAALPRLQEFILPGGTRASAQAHVCRTVARRAERAVVALGRSETLNDTPRRYLNRLSDLMFVLARVLNRSGSAPADETYWKSEKLGQQAGG; this comes from the coding sequence ATGGGCAAACGACTCACGCAGATCGCCACGCGCACCGGCGACGACGGCACCACGGGCCTGGGCAACAACACGCGCGTGCCCAAGGACAGCGCGCGCGTGCAGGCGCTCGGCGATGTCGACGAACTCAATTCGCAGATCGGCGTGCTGCTGTGCGAGGACATGCCGGATGCGGTGCGCGCGTTGCTGCGCGAGATCCAGCAGCAACTGTTCAACCTCGGCGGCGAGCTGTCGATTCCGGGTTACGAGCTGCTGAAGTCCGACGCGCTGGGCGTGCTCGACCAGGCGCTGGCCGAGCACAACGCGGCGCTGCCGCGGCTGCAGGAATTCATCCTGCCCGGCGGCACGCGCGCGTCGGCGCAGGCCCATGTGTGCCGCACGGTCGCGCGTCGCGCCGAGCGCGCGGTGGTCGCGCTCGGTCGCAGCGAGACGCTGAACGACACGCCGCGCCGCTACCTGAACCGCCTGTCGGACCTGATGTTCGTGCTCGCGCGCGTGCTCAATCGCAGCGGCAGCGCGCCGGCCGACGAGACCTACTGGAAGAGCGAAAAACTCGGTCAGCAGGCTGGCGGCTGA
- a CDS encoding DUF3237 domain-containing protein, with amino-acid sequence MTTLPAPTLEHIADLTVFVAAPLEAGRVTGLGLQGLRRIIPITGGTLRGPRLSGRVLPGGADFQLVVSDTAADLDARYLVALGGPEFGGEHLYVQNRALRRASPADMARLVRGEPVDPAAIYFRCTPRFEVSSSKLAWLTASLFIGTGARHPDRVEMSFFRVA; translated from the coding sequence ATGACAACCCTGCCCGCACCGACGCTGGAACATATCGCCGACCTGACCGTGTTCGTCGCGGCGCCGCTCGAGGCCGGCCGCGTCACCGGGCTGGGGCTGCAGGGGTTGCGCCGCATCATCCCGATCACCGGCGGCACGCTGCGCGGCCCGCGCCTCAGCGGCCGGGTGCTGCCAGGCGGCGCGGACTTCCAGCTCGTCGTGTCCGACACCGCGGCCGACCTCGACGCGCGCTACCTGGTCGCGCTGGGTGGGCCCGAGTTCGGCGGCGAGCACCTGTACGTGCAGAACCGCGCGCTGCGCCGCGCGTCGCCGGCCGACATGGCGCGCCTGGTGCGCGGCGAGCCGGTCGATCCCGCGGCGATCTATTTCCGCTGCACGCCGCGCTTCGAAGTCTCGTCATCGAAGCTCGCCTGGCTCACCGCGAGCCTGTTCATCGGCACCGGCGCGCGGCACCCGGACCGGGTCGAGATGAGCTTCTTCCGCGTCGCGTGA
- a CDS encoding Chromosome (plasmid) partitioning protein ParA: protein MAKIFCVANQKGGVGKTTTTVNLAAGLAKVGQRVLMVDLDPQGNATMGSGVDKRKLELSVYDVLLEAASVAEARVRSDKCGYDVLGANRDLAGAEVEMVGVERRERRLKAALEAVQEQYDFALIDCPPSLSMLTLNGLCAAHGVVVPMQCEYFALEGLSDLVNTIRQVRANLNPDLAIIGLLRVMFDPRITLQQHVSEQLKAHFGGKVFDAVIPRNVRLAEAPSYGLPGVVFDPAAKGAQAYVAFAREMVERIRAL, encoded by the coding sequence ATGGCCAAGATTTTTTGCGTCGCGAACCAGAAGGGCGGGGTCGGCAAGACCACCACCACGGTCAATCTCGCGGCCGGGCTCGCGAAGGTCGGGCAGCGCGTGCTGATGGTCGACCTCGATCCCCAGGGCAACGCGACCATGGGCTCGGGCGTCGACAAGCGCAAGCTCGAACTCTCCGTGTACGACGTGCTGCTCGAAGCGGCGTCGGTCGCCGAGGCCCGCGTGCGCAGCGACAAATGCGGCTACGACGTGCTTGGCGCGAACCGCGACCTTGCCGGGGCCGAGGTCGAGATGGTCGGCGTCGAGCGCCGCGAGCGGCGGCTCAAAGCCGCGCTTGAAGCAGTGCAGGAGCAGTACGACTTCGCGTTGATCGACTGCCCGCCGTCGCTGTCGATGCTGACCCTGAACGGCCTGTGCGCGGCGCACGGCGTGGTGGTGCCGATGCAGTGTGAATACTTCGCGCTCGAAGGCCTGAGCGACCTGGTGAACACAATCCGCCAGGTGCGCGCGAACCTGAACCCCGATCTGGCGATCATCGGGTTGCTGCGTGTGATGTTCGACCCGCGCATCACGCTGCAGCAGCATGTCAGCGAGCAGTTGAAGGCGCATTTCGGCGGCAAGGTGTTCGATGCGGTGATTCCGCGCAATGTACGTCTCGCCGAGGCGCCGAGCTACGGACTGCCGGGCGTCGTGTTCGACCCGGCCGCAAAGGGCGCGCAGGCCTATGTCGCGTTCGCGCGCGAGATGGTCGAGCGCATCCGCGCGCTGTGA
- a CDS encoding 1,4-dihydroxy-2-naphthoyl-CoA hydrolase in menaquinone biosynthesis — protein sequence MRVWQKPISVEILTAAHHDTAVRHLGIEFLEVGDDFISARVPVNQHTRQPYGLLHGGVSVVLAETLGSCGAAYSCPEGWRAVGLDINANHIKGAVDGWVTGTTRPVHIGRTTQVWHIDLRNSAGELTCVSRITMAVLAPRKQ from the coding sequence ATGCGCGTCTGGCAGAAGCCGATCTCGGTCGAGATCCTGACCGCCGCCCACCATGACACCGCGGTGCGGCACCTGGGCATCGAATTCCTCGAGGTCGGCGACGACTTCATCAGCGCGCGCGTGCCGGTGAACCAGCACACGCGCCAGCCGTACGGCCTCTTGCACGGCGGCGTCAGCGTGGTGCTGGCCGAGACGCTGGGCTCGTGCGGCGCCGCGTACAGCTGCCCCGAGGGCTGGCGCGCGGTCGGGCTCGACATCAACGCGAACCACATCAAGGGCGCGGTCGACGGCTGGGTCACCGGCACCACGCGCCCGGTGCACATCGGCCGCACCACGCAGGTCTGGCATATCGACCTGCGCAACTCGGCCGGCGAACTCACCTGCGTGTCGCGCATCACGATGGCGGTGCTCGCGCCGCGCAAGCAATGA
- a CDS encoding Proline-rich region, with protein sequence MHTAKLLLLAVPFVLAGCASPPMGPTVQVLPGTTKPFDAFQQDQYSCKQYAQSQVAGQADAVNAGTAGSVAVGTVLGGLLGAAIGNHQGAGIGAAAGAIAGTGAGANSAAYGQGSIQAQYNNAYVQCMYARGNQVPGMRRQAYRPPVQADPPAYAPPAAYGPPAGAPPVIQAPPPGPYYPPAYYPPGYGPED encoded by the coding sequence ATGCATACGGCCAAGTTGCTGCTTCTCGCGGTGCCGTTCGTGCTGGCCGGCTGCGCATCGCCGCCGATGGGGCCGACGGTGCAGGTGCTGCCGGGGACGACCAAGCCGTTCGACGCGTTCCAGCAGGACCAGTACAGCTGCAAGCAATACGCGCAGTCACAGGTCGCGGGTCAGGCCGACGCGGTGAACGCCGGCACCGCGGGCTCGGTCGCGGTCGGCACCGTGCTCGGCGGGTTGCTCGGCGCGGCGATCGGCAACCACCAGGGCGCGGGCATCGGCGCGGCGGCCGGCGCGATCGCCGGCACCGGCGCCGGCGCGAACTCGGCCGCCTATGGCCAGGGCTCGATCCAGGCCCAGTACAACAACGCCTATGTGCAATGCATGTATGCGCGCGGCAACCAGGTGCCGGGCATGCGCAGGCAGGCGTATCGCCCGCCGGTGCAGGCCGACCCGCCGGCCTATGCGCCACCTGCCGCCTATGGTCCCCCCGCCGGCGCGCCGCCGGTGATCCAGGCGCCGCCGCCGGGCCCGTACTATCCGCCGGCCTACTATCCGCCGGGCTACGGGCCGGAGGACTGA
- a CDS encoding cytochrome c family protein encodes MARSMRHPLLALCAALCALMWSAAALAAPAADGRVGEQLATAGKAPQVPACAGCHGADGMGVATFPRLAGAGAGYLAAQLAALADGGRSNPVMSPITKALSAEERSAVALYYSRLPARALVAPQGAAHDAGAWLAARGHWSADIPQCSQCHGPGGQGVGESFPPLAGLPAAYIEAQLGAWQKGERPAGPLGVMQAIAKRMQPEEIAAVAQYYGAFAAPGTVSTTPAAPTAPAASAATSGSAVPAPASAQGGAAGKFQPPDAHAIPGTEMGKVIRQGEQIFLHTGMVAKRYVGNRLACVNCHLDAGRLPNAAPMWGAYVMYPAYRSKTKEVDDFANRLRGCFMYSMNGKAPPYGSAELVALEAYSYWMAHGAPTGEKLPGAGYPKLPAPAQPPDFARGRAVYEQHCALCHGAEGLGQRVGSAQAFPPLWGSQSYNWGAGMTSVSTAAGFIKANMPYGLGGTLTDQQAWDVAQFMDSHERPQDPRFDGNVASTRKKFHDSRYSLYGTMVDGRLLGE; translated from the coding sequence ATGGCACGATCGATGCGACACCCTCTGCTTGCGCTGTGCGCGGCGCTTTGCGCGCTGATGTGGAGCGCCGCCGCGCTGGCCGCCCCTGCGGCGGATGGACGCGTCGGCGAGCAGCTCGCGACGGCGGGCAAGGCGCCGCAGGTGCCGGCCTGTGCCGGCTGCCATGGCGCCGACGGCATGGGCGTCGCGACCTTTCCGCGGCTCGCCGGCGCGGGCGCAGGCTATCTGGCCGCGCAGCTTGCGGCGCTGGCCGACGGCGGCCGCAGCAATCCGGTGATGTCGCCGATCACGAAGGCGCTGAGCGCCGAGGAGCGCAGCGCCGTCGCGCTCTACTACAGCCGGCTGCCGGCGCGCGCGCTCGTCGCGCCGCAGGGCGCGGCCCACGACGCCGGCGCCTGGCTCGCGGCGCGCGGCCACTGGTCCGCCGACATTCCTCAATGCAGCCAGTGCCATGGACCCGGCGGCCAGGGAGTCGGCGAATCGTTTCCGCCGCTGGCCGGTCTGCCGGCCGCCTACATCGAAGCGCAGCTCGGCGCGTGGCAGAAGGGCGAGCGGCCCGCGGGGCCGCTCGGCGTGATGCAGGCGATCGCGAAGCGGATGCAACCTGAAGAGATCGCGGCCGTTGCGCAGTACTACGGCGCATTCGCGGCGCCAGGCACGGTATCGACCACCCCTGCGGCGCCGACCGCGCCCGCCGCGTCGGCGGCAACATCAGGATCGGCTGTCCCGGCACCGGCTTCGGCGCAGGGTGGCGCGGCCGGCAAGTTCCAGCCGCCCGACGCGCATGCGATCCCGGGCACCGAAATGGGCAAGGTGATCCGCCAAGGCGAGCAGATCTTCCTGCACACCGGCATGGTGGCGAAGCGCTATGTCGGCAACCGCCTGGCCTGCGTGAATTGCCATCTCGACGCGGGCCGCTTGCCGAATGCCGCGCCGATGTGGGGCGCGTACGTGATGTACCCGGCGTACCGTTCCAAGACCAAGGAGGTCGACGACTTCGCCAATCGGCTGCGCGGCTGCTTCATGTACAGCATGAACGGCAAGGCGCCGCCGTACGGCTCGGCGGAACTGGTCGCTCTGGAGGCCTATTCGTACTGGATGGCGCACGGCGCGCCGACCGGCGAGAAGCTCCCTGGCGCCGGCTACCCGAAGCTGCCTGCACCTGCGCAGCCGCCCGATTTCGCGCGCGGCCGTGCGGTCTATGAGCAGCATTGCGCGTTGTGCCACGGCGCCGAGGGCCTGGGCCAGCGCGTCGGCAGCGCGCAGGCGTTCCCGCCGCTGTGGGGCAGCCAGTCGTACAACTGGGGCGCCGGCATGACCAGCGTCAGCACCGCGGCCGGCTTCATCAAGGCCAACATGCCGTACGGCCTGGGCGGCACGCTGACCGACCAGCAGGCCTGGGACGTCGCGCAGTTCATGGACAGCCACGAGCGCCCGCAGGACCCGCGTTTCGACGGCAACGTCGCGAGCACGCGCAAGAAGTTCCACGACTCGCGCTATTCGCTGTACGGAACGATGGTCGACGGCCGCCTGCTCGGCGAGTAG
- a CDS encoding Death on curing protein, Doc toxin yields MTFKVRLTRHAQADLDRLFDFVIERELARPGGGDLALADEALAAIRAGFGTLSTSPFTCRKASSSPFFRELIISFGRSGYVALFEIEDADTVTVLAVRHQLEEDYH; encoded by the coding sequence GTGACGTTCAAGGTCCGACTCACACGCCACGCGCAAGCCGACCTGGATCGGCTGTTCGACTTCGTCATTGAACGCGAACTCGCGCGGCCAGGTGGCGGTGACCTTGCATTGGCGGACGAAGCGCTCGCCGCCATCCGTGCCGGATTCGGAACACTTTCGACGTCTCCGTTCACCTGCCGCAAGGCAAGCTCGAGCCCGTTCTTTCGCGAACTGATCATCTCGTTTGGACGATCCGGCTACGTGGCGCTGTTCGAGATCGAAGACGCCGACACGGTCACCGTGCTCGCCGTGCGTCATCAACTCGAAGAGGACTATCACTGA
- a CDS encoding Chromosome (plasmid) partitioning protein ParB encodes MVTKKPKGLGRGLEALLGPRVADVTDDPGAALQPSTLTLDDLVPGRYQPRTRMDEGALYELAESIKAQGIMQPVLVRRLSDDDARLRRRNGTAQGQAPEQAGPPSSPEPPLYEIIAGERRFRAARLAGLDSVPVLVRDVPDEAAAAMALIENIQREDLNPLEEAQGLQRLINEFGLTHEAAAQAVGRSRSAASNLLRLLHLTEPVQTMLMAGDIDMGHARALLALEQGTQVTAANQIAARKLSVREAERLVKKLSVEFSLAASRNRRAGRPEKPRDLQRLEEELSDLLTAAVEVRVKRRTKRAGRTDEAGELAIQFGSLDELNGLIERLRQSSGP; translated from the coding sequence ATGGTCACGAAGAAACCGAAGGGACTGGGACGCGGCCTCGAGGCGCTGCTCGGCCCGCGTGTCGCCGACGTCACCGACGACCCCGGCGCTGCGCTGCAGCCCAGCACGTTGACACTGGACGATCTGGTACCGGGCCGCTACCAGCCGCGCACCCGGATGGACGAGGGCGCGCTGTACGAGCTGGCCGAATCGATCAAGGCGCAGGGCATCATGCAGCCAGTGCTCGTTCGTCGCCTAAGCGACGACGATGCCCGGCTGCGCCGCCGAAATGGAACTGCTCAGGGGCAAGCCCCCGAGCAGGCTGGTCCGCCTTCCTCCCCCGAGCCGCCGCTGTACGAGATCATCGCCGGCGAGCGGCGTTTCCGCGCGGCACGGCTCGCCGGCCTGGACAGCGTGCCGGTGCTGGTGCGCGACGTGCCCGACGAAGCGGCGGCGGCGATGGCGCTGATCGAGAACATCCAGCGCGAAGACCTGAATCCGCTGGAAGAAGCCCAGGGCCTGCAACGGCTGATCAACGAGTTCGGACTCACTCATGAAGCTGCGGCGCAGGCCGTCGGGCGCTCGCGCAGCGCCGCCAGCAACCTGCTTCGGCTGCTGCACCTGACCGAGCCGGTGCAAACCATGCTGATGGCCGGCGACATCGACATGGGCCATGCGCGCGCGCTGCTGGCGCTCGAGCAGGGCACGCAGGTCACCGCCGCGAACCAGATCGCCGCGCGCAAGCTCTCGGTGCGCGAGGCCGAGCGGCTGGTGAAGAAGCTCAGCGTCGAGTTCAGCCTCGCGGCGTCGCGCAACCGGCGTGCCGGCCGGCCGGAAAAGCCGCGCGATCTGCAGCGGCTGGAAGAGGAGTTGTCCGACCTGCTGACCGCAGCGGTCGAGGTGCGGGTGAAACGCCGCACCAAGCGCGCCGGCCGTACCGATGAGGCAGGCGAACTCGCGATCCAGTTCGGGTCGCTCGATGAGCTGAACGGCCTGATCGAGCGGCTGCGTCAGTCCTCCGGCCCGTAG
- a CDS encoding D-Lactate dehydrogenase, cytochrome c-dependent: MNAPAAPAHLIPEIHQRPVPEALIDALKKRFGANCSTAMAVREQHGRDESSYTTVPPPAAVVFAENTADVADAVKLASRHAVPVIPFGVGSSLEGHLLAVQGGISIDVSRMNKVLAVNPEDLTVTVQPGVTRKQLNEEIKSTGLFFPIDPGADASIGGMSATRASGTNAVRYGTMRENVLALEVVTASGEVIRTGTRAKKSSAGYDLTRLFVGSEGTLGVITEITLRIYPLPEAVSAAICSFPSIEAAVRTTIQIIQLGVPIARVELIDRNSVRMVNAHSKLSLREEPMLLMEFHGSPAGVKEQAETVQEIASDHGGNAFEWAVTPEERTRLWTARHNAYFAAVQSRPGCRVISTDTCVPISRLADCLLDSVAEADASGIPYFLVGHVGDGNFHFGYLLNPDDPKERETAEDLNHKLVARALSLEGTCTGEHGVGLHKMDFLLTEAGSGAVGMMRTVKRALDPQNIMNPGKIFAL; the protein is encoded by the coding sequence ATGAATGCCCCCGCCGCGCCCGCGCATCTGATCCCCGAAATCCATCAGCGCCCGGTGCCCGAGGCGCTGATCGATGCGCTGAAAAAGCGCTTCGGCGCGAACTGTTCGACCGCGATGGCGGTGCGCGAGCAACACGGGCGCGACGAATCCTCGTACACCACGGTGCCGCCGCCGGCGGCGGTGGTGTTCGCCGAAAACACGGCCGACGTGGCCGATGCGGTGAAGCTGGCAAGCCGGCACGCGGTGCCTGTGATTCCGTTCGGCGTCGGCTCGTCGCTGGAAGGCCATCTGCTCGCGGTGCAGGGCGGCATCAGCATCGACGTGAGCCGGATGAACAAGGTGCTCGCGGTGAACCCGGAAGACCTGACGGTGACGGTGCAGCCGGGCGTCACGCGCAAGCAACTGAACGAGGAGATCAAAAGTACGGGCCTGTTCTTTCCGATCGACCCCGGCGCCGATGCATCGATCGGCGGCATGAGCGCGACGCGCGCTTCCGGCACGAACGCGGTGCGCTACGGCACGATGCGCGAGAACGTGCTCGCGCTCGAAGTCGTGACCGCGAGCGGCGAGGTGATCCGCACCGGCACCCGCGCCAAAAAGAGCAGCGCGGGCTACGACCTGACGCGATTGTTCGTCGGCAGCGAAGGCACGCTCGGCGTGATCACCGAGATCACGCTGCGCATCTATCCGCTGCCGGAGGCGGTGTCGGCGGCGATCTGCTCGTTCCCCAGCATCGAGGCGGCGGTGCGCACGACGATCCAGATCATCCAGCTCGGCGTGCCGATCGCGCGCGTCGAGCTGATCGACCGCAACAGCGTGCGCATGGTGAACGCGCACAGCAAGCTCTCGCTGCGCGAGGAACCGATGCTGCTGATGGAATTCCACGGCTCGCCGGCCGGCGTGAAGGAGCAGGCAGAGACCGTGCAGGAGATCGCCAGCGACCACGGCGGCAACGCGTTCGAATGGGCGGTGACGCCCGAGGAGCGCACGCGGCTGTGGACCGCGCGGCACAACGCCTACTTTGCCGCGGTGCAGTCGCGCCCCGGCTGCCGCGTGATCTCCACCGACACCTGCGTGCCGATCTCGCGGCTCGCCGACTGCCTGCTCGACTCGGTCGCCGAGGCCGACGCGAGCGGCATTCCGTACTTCCTGGTGGGACATGTCGGTGACGGCAACTTCCACTTCGGCTACCTGCTGAACCCGGACGACCCGAAGGAGCGCGAGACCGCCGAAGACCTGAACCACAAGCTGGTCGCGCGCGCGCTGAGCCTGGAGGGCACCTGCACCGGCGAGCACGGCGTCGGCCTGCACAAGATGGACTTCCTGCTGACCGAGGCCGGCAGCGGCGCGGTCGGGATGATGCGCACCGTCAAGCGCGCGCTCGATCCGCAGAACATCATGAACCCGGGCAAGATCTTCGCGCTGTAG
- a CDS encoding Permease of the drug/metabolite transporter (DMT) superfamily, with protein MTARKDQLDTLAVSILLACCLFWGFQQVLVKATVPLVPPVFQASLRFVGATVLLWLWCAARGVPLFERDGTLLPGLVAGALFAAEFACLYLGLKYTTASRLTIFLYTSPFWVAALVPIWVRSERMRALQWLGLACAFAAILFAFEGGMHEGMAQRWIGDLLALGAGMTWGLTTVVIRTTRLIGVSPEKTLFYQVAFSAVALPLISLALGETWIWDIGAFATVSLAVQTVVGAFVSYLAWMWLLTRYPATRLSAFVFLTPLFALLFGALWLHEPVTLGLLAALVLVAGGIVLVTRRTT; from the coding sequence ATGACCGCGCGCAAAGACCAACTCGACACCCTCGCCGTCTCGATTCTTCTGGCCTGCTGCCTGTTCTGGGGTTTCCAGCAGGTGCTGGTGAAGGCCACGGTGCCGCTGGTGCCGCCGGTGTTCCAGGCCAGCCTGCGCTTCGTCGGCGCGACCGTGCTGCTGTGGCTGTGGTGCGCGGCGCGCGGCGTGCCGCTGTTCGAGCGCGACGGCACGCTGCTGCCCGGGCTCGTGGCTGGCGCGCTGTTCGCGGCCGAGTTCGCCTGCCTGTATCTTGGGCTGAAATACACCACCGCGTCGCGCCTCACGATCTTTCTCTACACCTCGCCGTTCTGGGTCGCCGCGCTGGTGCCGATCTGGGTGCGCAGCGAGCGCATGCGCGCCTTGCAATGGCTGGGCCTCGCGTGCGCGTTCGCGGCGATCCTGTTCGCGTTCGAGGGCGGCATGCACGAAGGCATGGCGCAGCGCTGGATCGGCGATCTGCTGGCGCTGGGGGCCGGCATGACCTGGGGGCTGACCACGGTCGTGATCCGCACCACGCGGCTGATCGGCGTGTCGCCCGAGAAGACGCTGTTCTACCAGGTCGCGTTCAGCGCGGTCGCGCTGCCGCTGATTTCGCTCGCGCTGGGCGAAACCTGGATCTGGGACATCGGCGCATTCGCGACCGTGTCGCTGGCGGTGCAGACCGTGGTCGGCGCTTTTGTCAGCTACCTCGCGTGGATGTGGTTGCTCACCCGCTACCCGGCCACGCGGCTGTCGGCTTTCGTGTTCCTGACGCCGCTGTTCGCGCTCTTGTTCGGCGCGCTGTGGCTGCACGAGCCGGTCACGCTCGGCCTGCTGGCGGCGCTGGTACTGGTCGCCGGCGGCATCGTGCTCGTTACGCGACGAACAACTTGA